From the Saimiri boliviensis isolate mSaiBol1 chromosome X, mSaiBol1.pri, whole genome shotgun sequence genome, one window contains:
- the LOC101053142 gene encoding putative myc-like protein MYCLP1: MNSDSYQHCFYDYDCGEDFYLSATPSEDIWKKFELVPPSWDLGPAAGDPAHGFGPLEPWQVGCAGDETESQGYLKTWDANYATLIRSDCMWSSFSAQEPLEKVAGDLLTVGAPSGNSPLEGAPSGNSPMERATFDYTPELEADRLALTSPCLLGEAKIEACSKFESPSDSDSEGEEIDVTVKRQSLSMRKLVTIAVHADSPDPCMNLFHISVHQQQHNYAAPFPPGCCSQEGTPERVLPKEALERDAPGGNDDKEDGEIVSLPPVESEAARSCQLKPVRYYTEEATKKKSRSFLERKRRNDQRTLFFALSKEIPALASCSRVSKIMILVKAAEYLQELIGAEERMATEKRLLKRQQRQLQKRIEYLTDRKA, translated from the coding sequence ATGAACAGCGACTCGTACCAGCACTGTTTTTACGACTATGACTGCGGGGAGGATTTCTACCTCTCCGCGACGCCCAGTGAGGACATCTGGAAGAAATTCGAGTTGGTGCCACCGTCCTGGGATTTGGGTCCCGCCGCCGGGGATCCGGCCCACGGCTTTGGTCCCCTGGAACCGTGGCAGGTAGGGTGCGCTGGAGACGAGACGGAATCCCAGGGGTATTTGAAAACTTGGGACGCGAACTACGCCACCCTCATCCGCAGTGACTGCATGTGGAGCAGCTTCTCGGCCCAGGAGCCGCTGGAGAAAGTGGCGGGTGACTTGCTTACCGTTGGCGCGCCCTCGGGGAACTCGCCCTTGGAGGGCGCACCCTCGGGGAACTCGCCCATGGAGCGCGCCACCTTCGACTACACTCCCGAACTCGAAGCCGACCGCCTAGCGCTCACCTCCCCGTGTTTGCTGGGCGAGGCCAAGATTGAGGCCTGCTCCAAGTTTGAGAGCCCAAGCGACTCCGACTCCGAGGGTGAAGAAATCGACGTGACAGTAAAGAGGCAGTCTTTGAGTATGCGGAAGCTGGTCACCATCGCGGTGCATGCAGACTCTCCGGATCCCTGCATGAATCTCTTCCACATCTCCGTCCACCAGCAACAGCACAACTATGCTGCTCCCTTTCCTCCAGGATGCTGCTCCCAAGAAGGGACTCCAGAAAGGGTTCTCCCAAAAGAGGCTCTAGAAAGAGACGCTCCAGGGGGAAATGATGATAAGGAGGATGGAGAGATTGTGAGCCTCCCGCCTGTAGAAAGTGAGGCTGCCCGGTCCTGCCAGCTCAAACCTGTCCGTTATTATACTGAGGAGGCGACCAAGAAGAAGAGCCGCTCCTTCCTGGAGCGCAAGAGGAGGAATGATCAGCGTACACTGTTCTTTGCCCTGAGCAAAGAGATACCCGCCCTGGCCAGCTGCTCTAGGGTTTCCAAAATAATGATCCTAGTCAAGGCCGCAGAATACTTACAAGAACTGATAGGCGCTGAAGAAAGAATGGCCACGGAGAAAAGGCTGCTCAAACGCCAGCAACGGCAATTGCAGAAAAGAATCGAGTACCTCACTGACCGAAAAGCCTGa